One genomic window of Arachis hypogaea cultivar Tifrunner chromosome 8, arahy.Tifrunner.gnm2.J5K5, whole genome shotgun sequence includes the following:
- the LOC112707546 gene encoding MLP-like protein 43, protein MALTGKLSTEIAIQSPSAKFFDFLAKKLHDVQNVCERVHATKLHEGDDWHSVGGSVKHWTYVIDGKVTRCKETIKSIDEEKKTVVYKLFDEDIDQHYKAFKLILQVIENNDGGASVKWTFEYEKLNDDVEAPYGYMEYFDKFTKDIDAHLLEA, encoded by the exons ATGGCACTAACGGGTAAGCTTAGCACTGAAATTGCAATCCAGTCACCTTCTGCAAAGTTCTTTGATTTCTTGGCAAAGAAACTCCACGATGTTCAAAACGTCTGTGAAAGAGTGCACGCCACCAAGCTGCATGAAGGTGATGACTGGCACTCTGTCGGTGGTTCGGTCAAACACTGGACTTATGTCATAG ATGGTAAAGTAACTAGATGTAAAGAGACTATTAAAAGCATTGATGAGGAGAAGAAGACAGTCGTATACAAACTCTTTGATGAAGATATCGATCAACACTATAAGGCCTTTAAGCTTATCTTGCAAGTGATTGAGAACAATGATGGAGGTGCTTCGGTTAAATGGACATTTGAATATGAGAAGCTCAATGATGATGTTGAAGCTCCATATGGCTACATGGAATACTTTGACAAATTTACTAAAGACATCGATGCTCATCTTCTCGAGGCATAA